The segment AAGCATTGCGCCTTCGACGAGTGAAATTTCCACAGCAGCACCCAATCCGTCGAAGAAGCACTCTCATCGGGATTTAAAGTTGGCCTCATCGATGACCCATCGACCCTAGCGATATAGCAGATGTCGTCATTGAATGTCATCACCACGGGAACCCAAGAAAGCGTAACCAATGAAAGCCTTAACCCATAACTTCGCGACATATCGCCGAGTAGTGATCGTAACGGCTGCCACATCGATACTATACCTTTATAGAGCGAACGATGTCTGGCTACGCAACAACCACTTTCTTGACTCGCTTCGCTTGTCGGTAGCTTCCAGTAGCTGGATGCAAAGAATGTGCAGCGGAGGTCACCAACGGATGATACTCTTCCTGGAAGTAGCCATTCTCGAGCCAATTACGTTGTCAGCTTAGGTTAACTGATACGATGAGTCAATTGGAGACAATAAACGACAGAAGCTCCGTGAAGAGCAGCATATGTGCCAGCAAGACTTTTACAACTCATGAGCCGGGCGTCAGCCGGCGGAACGTCTTTCTATCGATTACAGCTTGGCGTCTGACTTCGCAGCCCATAGTTTTCCAGTAAAGTATAAGTGACGTTATTTAAAGCCAAGAGGACCAATCAGTTTTgcatttgaaagaagccGTGGGATTTAACTGAGCAACTCTGAATTATTGCTGACTACAATTTGTGATAAGTGTCAGGTAGCTCGTCTCAACCAGGCCTTATCGGGAGAGGTGAAATACGGCAATGGTTGTAGAAAAGAATACATTTGCAAGGATATGGACACATCCGGTGACGGAGTATTTGAAAGGACAATGGTTTCTTTACTGTCTAGCCATTTTCATCGTCATTGCTCGATTTGCACCGAATTTTGCTGCTGACGGTGGACTCATCAAGGCACAATACAGTATTGGATATGGGGCTGTTGCTtgcatcttcctcgagaGCGGTCTGAGTATGAAGACGGCTCGACTGATGGCAAACATGGGCAATTGGAGAGCACATCTAACCATCTTAGTGATCAGCTTTCTGATCACGTCATCGATCGTGTTCGGCTTCTGCTGCGCCGTGAAGGCGGCAGATGATAGTAATATTGATGATTGGGTGCTTGTAGGTCTCATATTGACCGCTACATGTCCGACTACGGTGGCTTCCAACGTCATTATGACCGCTAACGCCGGTGGAAATGATCTTCTGTGCATCTGTGAAGTGTTCCTTGGGAACCTGCTCGGCGCTTTCATTACGCCGGCGCTAGTGCAAATGTATCTAAGAAACGACCCGTTCTCTTTTGCTAATCCAGCTAGTGGGGAGGGAATCGGCGCACTGTATGGAAGAGTCATGAAGCAAGTCGGGCTTTCTGTTTTCCTTCCATTGTTCGTTGGTCAGGTTATTCAGAATGTATTGCCCAAGCCAACGAGCATAGTTATCGGGTTTCTGAGAAAATaccatttgaagattggCTCCTAtatgct is part of the Torulaspora globosa chromosome 7, complete sequence genome and harbors:
- the RCH1 gene encoding Rch1p (ancestral locus Anc_2.594) codes for the protein MVVEKNTFARIWTHPVTEYLKGQWFLYCLAIFIVIARFAPNFAADGGLIKAQYSIGYGAVACIFLESGLSMKTARLMANMGNWRAHLTILVISFLITSSIVFGFCCAVKAADDSNIDDWVLVGLILTATCPTTVASNVIMTANAGGNDLLCICEVFLGNLLGAFITPALVQMYLRNDPFSFANPASGEGIGALYGRVMKQVGLSVFLPLFVGQVIQNVLPKPTSIVIGFLRKYHLKIGSYMLLLIMFSSFSTAFKQDAFTSVSSLCIIFVCFFNFGIYLLFTGICFLVARPYFIIKLFAVEPIKGESSALYYYSYKLFRPFYYNKRDTVCIMFCGAAKTAALGVSLVTSQYGDDKSHLGKLLVPLVLYQSEQVIVAGFFVPFFRRWCRDEQPEDQDNTRKDIEAGLSHHEVGEDPKLDSGSQKTDSD